A region from the Streptomyces lydicus genome encodes:
- a CDS encoding type VII secretion system-associated protein produces the protein MSETSGEDRAVIDPAAAAPDGGTATTTVDPAPPEEFIEAAKLAPDHWLYLIDPTWSDEGPPPEWAVVGQWRSDAEGEIVEWQDNEDYRPSPSAMGWPEPADDVDAAIQLATTGYGPADDVTKALAKAEVAVLVTADGDPVRAAAPDSTPVVLVYSSPKYLHLAGRLAFETTRVPEFLERIPEGHSLCINSSGPVSMVLTTDGLADVMKEAEEAPEGDGAQSGSAAGSVWPPTMSTEDASWSEASGQEASAPEPGDGSAPDSAAESGR, from the coding sequence ATGAGTGAGACCAGCGGCGAGGACCGTGCCGTCATCGACCCCGCGGCGGCGGCACCGGACGGCGGCACCGCCACCACGACGGTGGACCCAGCCCCGCCCGAGGAGTTCATCGAGGCGGCCAAGCTCGCGCCCGACCACTGGCTGTACTTGATCGACCCGACCTGGTCCGACGAGGGCCCGCCGCCGGAGTGGGCCGTGGTGGGCCAGTGGCGCTCCGACGCCGAGGGCGAGATCGTCGAGTGGCAGGACAACGAGGACTACCGGCCCTCTCCGTCGGCGATGGGCTGGCCGGAGCCCGCCGACGACGTGGACGCCGCCATCCAGCTCGCCACCACCGGTTACGGCCCCGCCGACGATGTCACCAAGGCCCTGGCCAAGGCCGAAGTGGCGGTACTGGTGACGGCGGACGGCGACCCGGTGCGCGCGGCGGCGCCCGACAGCACCCCGGTGGTCCTGGTCTACAGCTCCCCGAAGTACCTGCACCTGGCCGGCCGGCTGGCCTTCGAGACGACGCGGGTGCCGGAGTTCCTGGAGCGGATCCCCGAGGGGCACAGCCTGTGCATCAACAGCTCGGGTCCGGTCAGCATGGTGCTGACCACCGACGGGCTGGCGGACGTCATGAAGGAGGCCGAAGAGGCGCCCGAGGGGGACGGGGCACAGTCCGGGTCCGCCGCCGGGTCCGTCTGGCCGCCGACGATGAGCACCGAGGACGCCTCTTGGTCGGAGGCGTCCGGCCAAGAGGCGTCCGCCCCGGAGCCGGGTGACGGGTCCGCCCCCGACTCCGCTGCGGAGAGCGGACGTTGA
- a CDS encoding acyltransferase family protein, which translates to MKDNFPAYGERRVPLPPPRQTPHDELSPAGAAVPAGATATMAPATATARASASGSATATVPAPATDRQPASTAGTSQAGPRGHAKRRGTGRDGKAEAADAKAKPRDAFFDNAKYLAIVLVAMGHSWEPLRDGSRTAAALYITVYAFHMPAFIIISGYFSRSFDMRKDRLQRLITGVAVPYILFEVAYTLFKRWADDDPGYPISLLDPWYLTWFLAALFIWRLTTPLWKIVRWPVPLALAIAVLASVSPDIGDDLDLQRVLQFLPFFVIGLSLRPEHFKLVRRRKARILAVPVFAAALVFAYWAAPRMNAAWFYHRDAAQELAAPWWSGAVMTLAMFGCSLVLVACFFAWIPGRTMWCTALGAGTLYGYLLHGFLAKGSRFWNWYDADWMQTPWGAVLLTLIAGTVITLLCTPPVQRIFRFAMEPKMTWAFKKDPVGMARGRN; encoded by the coding sequence TTGAAAGACAATTTTCCGGCGTACGGCGAACGGCGGGTGCCGCTTCCCCCGCCTCGGCAGACGCCGCATGACGAGCTGAGCCCGGCGGGCGCGGCCGTGCCCGCCGGTGCGACGGCAACGATGGCACCGGCGACGGCGACCGCGAGGGCGTCCGCATCCGGGTCGGCGACGGCGACCGTCCCCGCCCCGGCGACGGATCGTCAGCCCGCATCCACCGCCGGTACTTCACAGGCCGGACCCCGCGGTCATGCCAAGCGCCGGGGCACGGGCCGCGACGGGAAGGCCGAGGCGGCCGACGCCAAGGCGAAGCCGCGCGACGCGTTCTTCGACAATGCCAAGTACCTGGCCATCGTGCTCGTGGCGATGGGCCACTCCTGGGAACCGCTGCGCGACGGCAGCCGGACGGCGGCCGCGCTCTACATCACCGTCTACGCCTTCCACATGCCGGCGTTCATCATCATCTCCGGCTATTTCTCGCGCAGTTTCGATATGCGCAAGGACCGGCTGCAGCGGCTGATTACCGGTGTCGCGGTTCCCTACATTCTCTTCGAAGTCGCCTACACGCTCTTCAAGAGGTGGGCGGACGACGATCCGGGATATCCCATCAGCCTGTTGGATCCCTGGTATCTGACGTGGTTCCTGGCCGCCCTGTTCATCTGGCGGCTGACCACTCCGCTGTGGAAGATCGTGCGCTGGCCGGTTCCGCTGGCCCTGGCCATCGCCGTGCTCGCGTCCGTCTCCCCGGACATCGGCGACGACCTGGACCTTCAGCGGGTGCTGCAGTTCCTGCCGTTCTTCGTGATCGGGCTGTCGCTGCGGCCGGAGCACTTCAAGCTCGTACGCCGCAGGAAGGCGCGGATCCTGGCCGTACCGGTCTTCGCGGCCGCGCTGGTCTTCGCGTACTGGGCGGCGCCCCGGATGAACGCCGCGTGGTTCTACCACCGCGACGCCGCGCAGGAACTGGCCGCCCCGTGGTGGAGCGGTGCGGTGATGACGCTGGCGATGTTCGGCTGCTCACTCGTTCTGGTGGCCTGCTTCTTCGCCTGGATTCCGGGACGCACGATGTGGTGCACGGCGCTGGGCGCCGGCACGCTCTACGGCTACCTGCTGCACGGCTTCCTCGCCAAGGGGTCGCGCTTTTGGAACTGGTACGACGCGGACTGGATGCAGACCCCGTGGGGCGCGGTACTGCTGACGCTCATCGCGGGCACCGTCATCACGCTGCTGTGCACACCACCGGTGCAGCGGATCTTCCGCTTCGCCATGGAGCCCAAGATGACCTGGGCCTTCAAGAAGGACCCGGTGGGGATGGCCCGCGGCCGGAACTGA
- a CDS encoding RidA family protein, which translates to MSAGNGDNGAGAGAGGGGPERINPPHLAPATGFSHAVRAAPGTMVFLAGQTALDGSGRIVGDGIVEQFERALTNLLDVAAASGARPSDLAKLTVFAVDVADYRRHARDLGAVWKRLVGSDYPAMAVIGATRLWDEEALVEIEGIAVVS; encoded by the coding sequence ATGAGTGCCGGGAACGGTGACAACGGTGCCGGTGCGGGCGCGGGCGGTGGCGGGCCGGAGCGGATCAACCCGCCGCATCTCGCGCCGGCGACCGGATTCAGCCATGCCGTGCGCGCCGCCCCGGGAACCATGGTCTTCCTCGCCGGACAGACCGCTCTCGACGGTTCGGGCCGGATCGTGGGGGACGGCATCGTCGAGCAGTTCGAGCGGGCGCTGACGAACCTCCTGGACGTCGCGGCGGCCTCCGGCGCCCGCCCGTCCGACCTCGCCAAGCTCACCGTCTTCGCCGTCGACGTCGCCGACTACCGACGCCATGCCCGTGATCTCGGCGCGGTGTGGAAACGCCTGGTCGGCAGCGACTACCCGGCGATGGCCGTGATCGGCGCCACCCGTCTGTGGGACGAGGAGGCCCTGGTCGAGATCGAGGGCATCGCCGTCGTCAGCTGA
- a CDS encoding spheroidene monooxygenase gives MIVSLHFADIGVRNVRAVLRERPRPDSTPGLRYAQTTLTGAIASGPPVPRPGRAALLAAWEDDAALDRFLAEDPLPRRLAGGWQVRLQPLRISGSWPAMPVETDPGAARDAEDGPVAVLTLGQLRLRRALPFLRANSRAAGRAAADPSLIASVALARPPRFVGTFSLWQSVSAMRHYAYGTDRPAHQEAVREHAARPFHHEAAFLRCRPYGAQGTLDGHEPMAVAAARAARNP, from the coding sequence GTGATCGTTTCCCTTCACTTCGCCGACATCGGTGTCCGCAACGTCCGCGCCGTCCTCCGCGAGCGTCCACGGCCGGACTCCACCCCCGGTCTCCGGTACGCCCAGACGACGCTCACCGGCGCCATCGCCTCGGGTCCGCCCGTGCCGCGCCCCGGCCGGGCCGCGCTGCTCGCCGCGTGGGAGGACGATGCCGCGCTCGACCGTTTCCTCGCCGAGGACCCGCTGCCGCGACGGCTGGCCGGAGGCTGGCAGGTGCGGCTGCAGCCGCTGCGGATATCCGGTTCCTGGCCCGCGATGCCGGTCGAAACCGACCCCGGCGCCGCGCGGGACGCGGAGGACGGACCGGTGGCCGTCCTCACCCTCGGGCAGCTGCGGCTGCGTCGCGCACTACCGTTCCTGCGGGCCAATTCCCGGGCTGCAGGACGGGCCGCGGCCGATCCATCGCTGATCGCTTCGGTCGCCCTGGCCAGACCGCCCCGCTTCGTCGGCACGTTCTCCCTCTGGCAGAGCGTGTCGGCGATGCGCCACTACGCCTACGGCACCGACCGTCCCGCGCACCAGGAAGCGGTCAGGGAGCACGCGGCGAGACCCTTCCACCACGAAGCGGCGTTTCTGCGCTGCCGTCCCTACGGCGCCCAGGGCACACTGGACGGGCATGAGCCGATGGCAGTGGCCGCCGCGCGGGCGGCGCGGAACCCTTGA
- a CDS encoding RICIN domain-containing protein — protein sequence MKRPAGSAASGPTASFGFTAPKPPKSFGTAASGPTASAASEASEFAAPESVASESASSEPAESESAASSEPGSAPAPAAGSEAASGGEESTSEAKAPTTPAAAKALAGSSASATGPTATGSTATGPTAATVASSSEPGGGRGAGAAGGRAAAAGGKPPEASTGTGGGEEPPSGRPTKALRAAAAIAGALLIAVPLLALTMGGDDKKDKTAEAAAEVTVPKGDDLRAPGSYTGKSPSVPPKADKGSKDAKGGEKAEGSTSGPDGNGQSGAPAPGKGKKGGEKGKPASPAGRIGLFGGPGPALLGTKQLQLRNVMTGMCADIPGYGGKGKINGEVAQFTCIEPRTSDNEMWDIDVKLKGKAPGGGDLFVVRNSTDGLCMDLPGKGAVPGATAVSEYTCDGTLGDNQLWWKDDRGNGKFWLRNYTSDNMCLDVWGKEFGTGGRAARLGVANCYPADDHEWRLS from the coding sequence GTGAAGCGCCCGGCCGGGTCCGCGGCGTCCGGTCCGACCGCGTCGTTCGGGTTCACGGCGCCGAAGCCGCCCAAGTCGTTCGGAACTGCGGCGTCCGGGCCCACCGCGTCCGCCGCCTCCGAGGCGTCCGAGTTTGCGGCGCCCGAGTCCGTGGCGTCCGAGTCCGCGTCGTCCGAGCCCGCCGAGTCCGAGTCCGCCGCCTCGTCCGAGCCGGGCTCAGCCCCGGCCCCGGCAGCGGGATCCGAAGCGGCGTCGGGCGGCGAGGAGAGCACGTCCGAAGCGAAGGCTCCGACGACGCCCGCCGCAGCCAAGGCACTGGCGGGCTCGTCCGCGTCGGCCACCGGACCGACGGCCACTGGATCGACGGCCACTGGACCGACGGCCGCCACGGTGGCCTCCTCGTCGGAGCCCGGCGGAGGGCGCGGCGCGGGTGCCGCCGGTGGCAGGGCGGCCGCGGCCGGCGGTAAGCCGCCGGAGGCGTCCACCGGGACGGGCGGGGGCGAGGAACCCCCCTCGGGCCGGCCCACCAAGGCGCTGCGCGCCGCCGCGGCCATCGCGGGTGCGCTCTTGATCGCTGTGCCGCTGCTGGCCCTCACGATGGGCGGTGACGACAAAAAGGACAAGACAGCCGAGGCTGCCGCGGAGGTCACCGTTCCGAAGGGCGACGATCTGCGGGCGCCCGGCTCGTACACGGGCAAGTCGCCCTCGGTCCCGCCGAAGGCCGATAAGGGCAGTAAGGATGCGAAGGGCGGGGAGAAGGCGGAGGGCTCCACGTCCGGTCCGGACGGCAACGGCCAGTCCGGGGCGCCTGCCCCCGGAAAGGGCAAGAAGGGCGGGGAGAAGGGGAAGCCCGCCTCGCCGGCGGGCAGGATCGGGCTGTTCGGGGGGCCCGGCCCCGCTCTCCTCGGCACGAAGCAGCTGCAGCTGCGGAACGTCATGACCGGAATGTGCGCCGACATTCCGGGCTACGGAGGAAAGGGCAAAATCAACGGGGAGGTGGCCCAGTTCACCTGCATCGAGCCCAGGACCTCGGACAACGAGATGTGGGACATCGATGTGAAGCTCAAGGGCAAGGCCCCCGGCGGCGGTGACCTGTTCGTGGTCCGCAACAGCACGGACGGGCTGTGCATGGACCTGCCCGGTAAGGGCGCCGTGCCCGGGGCGACGGCGGTCTCCGAGTACACCTGCGACGGCACCCTGGGGGACAACCAGCTCTGGTGGAAAGACGACCGGGGCAACGGGAAGTTCTGGCTGCGCAACTACACCAGCGACAACATGTGCCTGGACGTCTGGGGCAAGGAGTTCGGCACCGGTGGCCGCGCCGCCCGGCTCGGCGTCGCGAACTGCTACCCGGCCGACGACCACGAGTGGCGGCTCAGCTGA
- a CDS encoding alpha/beta hydrolase encodes MSVQPEKTDRTAMRVHPELVAAFEALPRNSDPYEDIEASRAGFHEMLAAFPADRTGVCSERFDIPRTGGGAATDGGRLTEGGTLTVEVYRPEGVVGTAAEDTGNTSSAGNVLPAVLHFHGGGFALGRALPGQDRVAIELCRELPAVIITVEYRLAPEHRYPAAVEDCYLALEWVAGRAGELGIDPARIAVAGKSAGGGLSAAVALMARDRGGPELAYQSLCVPDLDDRVGADTAADAATDATADTAADTERALDARVLTGRGVQSSWQHYLPEGTTQAEAYAAPARATELSGLPPAHVLVCDLDPMREAGLAYARRLMDAGVPVTVRNVPGAWHGFELYAPDTRVAKEMTAHWTGQLRAALHPESPAVV; translated from the coding sequence ATGAGCGTCCAGCCCGAGAAGACTGACCGGACCGCGATGCGGGTGCACCCCGAACTCGTTGCGGCCTTTGAGGCGTTGCCGCGGAACTCCGATCCGTATGAGGACATCGAGGCCTCGCGCGCCGGATTCCACGAGATGCTGGCCGCCTTCCCGGCGGACCGTACGGGCGTGTGCAGCGAGCGGTTCGACATCCCGCGAACGGGCGGCGGCGCAGCTACGGACGGCGGCAGGCTGACGGAAGGCGGCACGCTGACGGTCGAGGTCTACCGTCCGGAGGGGGTGGTGGGTACCGCCGCCGAAGACACCGGGAACACCAGTAGCGCCGGGAACGTGCTGCCCGCCGTACTGCATTTCCACGGGGGCGGGTTCGCCCTCGGCCGGGCGCTGCCGGGGCAGGACCGGGTGGCCATCGAGCTCTGCCGCGAACTGCCCGCCGTGATCATCACCGTCGAATACCGCCTCGCCCCTGAGCACCGCTATCCGGCCGCGGTGGAGGACTGCTACCTCGCGCTGGAATGGGTGGCCGGGCGGGCCGGCGAGCTGGGCATCGATCCCGCGCGGATCGCGGTGGCCGGCAAGTCGGCGGGCGGTGGACTCAGCGCCGCGGTCGCCCTGATGGCCCGCGACCGCGGCGGGCCGGAGCTCGCCTATCAGTCGCTGTGCGTCCCCGATCTGGATGACCGGGTCGGGGCGGACACGGCGGCCGACGCAGCAACCGACGCGACAGCGGACACAGCAGCGGACACGGAGCGAGCCCTGGACGCACGGGTGCTCACCGGGCGCGGTGTCCAGTCGTCGTGGCAGCACTACCTTCCGGAGGGGACGACACAGGCGGAGGCGTATGCCGCGCCCGCTCGCGCCACCGAGCTGTCGGGGCTGCCACCGGCCCATGTCCTGGTCTGCGATCTCGATCCGATGCGCGAGGCGGGGCTGGCCTACGCCCGGCGCCTGATGGACGCGGGCGTGCCGGTCACGGTCCGCAATGTGCCCGGTGCCTGGCACGGCTTCGAGCTGTACGCGCCGGACACCCGGGTGGCGAAGGAGATGACGGCCCACTGGACGGGGCAGTTGCGGGCGGCGCTCCATCCGGAGTCCCCGGCGGTGGTGTGA
- a CDS encoding glycerophosphodiester phosphodiesterase: protein MLRRSLRIPAAGVAYLVAAAVSSSAMASGPQEYADVAVSSGTRAGPGTAATLLIAHRGASRYAPENTLAAVDAAHRRGLIWVENDVQRTKDGRLVVMHDATLRRTTDAAKVFPGRAPWRVGDFRAAELARLDAGSWFGRRFTGERVPTLAGYLRRLDHNGQRLLLEIKAPEKYPGVEAQVIRELRARGWLDRAHVRSRLVVQSFSVSCVKAVHEAAPEIRTGILGAPAVDKLARYARFADQINPRASALSSQWLAAVHRLRGPHGRRLQVYVWDVAKNTSARSVRARGVEGVIE from the coding sequence ATGCTGCGAAGATCGCTGCGGATACCCGCCGCCGGGGTCGCCTACCTGGTGGCGGCCGCGGTGTCGTCGTCCGCGATGGCCTCCGGTCCGCAGGAGTACGCCGATGTCGCCGTGAGCAGCGGGACCCGGGCCGGCCCCGGCACCGCGGCAACCCTGCTGATCGCCCACCGCGGCGCTTCCCGCTACGCCCCCGAGAACACCCTCGCCGCCGTCGACGCCGCGCACCGCCGCGGGCTCATATGGGTCGAGAACGATGTGCAGCGCACCAAGGACGGCCGCCTGGTGGTGATGCACGACGCCACCCTGCGGCGGACGACCGACGCCGCGAAGGTGTTTCCCGGACGGGCGCCGTGGCGGGTGGGGGACTTCAGGGCCGCCGAGCTCGCGCGGCTGGACGCCGGCAGCTGGTTCGGCAGGCGGTTCACCGGGGAGCGGGTGCCGACGCTCGCCGGCTATCTGCGCCGCCTGGACCACAACGGGCAGCGCCTTTTGCTGGAGATCAAGGCCCCGGAGAAGTATCCGGGAGTCGAGGCACAGGTCATCCGCGAACTGCGGGCACGGGGGTGGCTGGATCGGGCCCATGTCCGGAGCCGGCTGGTCGTCCAGAGCTTCTCCGTATCGTGCGTCAAGGCCGTGCACGAGGCGGCGCCCGAGATCCGTACGGGGATTCTCGGGGCGCCCGCGGTGGACAAACTGGCGCGCTATGCGCGGTTCGCCGATCAGATCAACCCCCGTGCGTCCGCGCTCAGTTCACAGTGGCTGGCGGCCGTGCACCGGCTGCGCGGCCCGCACGGCCGACGGCTGCAGGTCTATGTGTGGGACGTGGCGAAGAACACCAGCGCGCGGTCGGTGAGAGCCCGAGGGGTCGAAGGTGTTATTGAATAG
- a CDS encoding chaplin gives MKYAKVAAITAGTIMAVGAASPAFADAGVAGGAKNSPGVLSGNAVQVPVHIPVNLCGNTVNIVALLNPAFGNTCVNA, from the coding sequence GTGAAGTACGCAAAGGTCGCAGCGATCACTGCCGGTACGATCATGGCGGTGGGGGCGGCGTCGCCGGCCTTCGCCGACGCAGGGGTCGCCGGTGGCGCCAAGAACTCGCCCGGTGTGCTCTCCGGTAACGCCGTCCAGGTCCCGGTGCACATCCCGGTCAACCTCTGCGGCAACACCGTCAACATCGTTGCGCTGCTGAACCCGGCGTTCGGCAACACCTGCGTGAACGCCTGA
- a CDS encoding rodlin, whose product MIKKVLATTAVAASVVGISATAAPQAMAIGNHNGTSTVNGNGAKSAFGNSTTVGKMSPQLELVQGSFNKPCIALGKVNSQLVGGWWPAAMQDINVLSSPQNQQCAENSTQAKGDEPLSHIIDDIPILSGNGVGNH is encoded by the coding sequence GTGATCAAGAAGGTCCTGGCCACGACGGCTGTAGCCGCGTCCGTCGTCGGCATCTCGGCAACGGCCGCCCCCCAGGCGATGGCGATCGGCAACCACAACGGCACGTCGACGGTGAACGGCAACGGTGCCAAGAGCGCGTTCGGCAACTCCACCACCGTGGGCAAGATGAGCCCGCAGCTGGAGCTCGTCCAGGGCTCGTTCAACAAGCCGTGCATCGCCCTGGGCAAGGTGAACAGCCAGCTCGTGGGAGGCTGGTGGCCGGCCGCGATGCAGGACATCAACGTTCTGTCGTCGCCGCAGAACCAGCAGTGCGCCGAGAACTCCACCCAGGCCAAGGGTGACGAGCCGCTGTCGCACATCATCGACGACATTCCGATCCTGTCCGGGAACGGCGTCGGCAACCACTGA
- a CDS encoding TetR/AcrR family transcriptional regulator gives MGGIDRSRAARAEARTRIEDAAARLFAERGFAGTTIGEIAAEAGLSKPMLYRHFDSKQELHLALLERHRDELAAAPIRELLHGEGDLAARMTAMYDAWFGYVQSHPYTWRMMFRDTTGDAQVAAFHRELQRRQRETDMALLREFVPGIPEAELEPLGEAIRSALYGLALWWLERPDRPRELLVASMVRITRGLISTVKAPSGGHGGQRAGR, from the coding sequence ATGGGCGGGATCGACCGCAGCCGCGCCGCGCGGGCCGAGGCCAGGACGCGTATCGAGGACGCGGCGGCCCGGCTGTTCGCGGAGCGCGGCTTCGCGGGCACCACCATCGGAGAGATCGCCGCTGAAGCGGGCCTGAGCAAGCCGATGCTCTACCGGCACTTCGACTCCAAGCAGGAGCTGCACCTCGCCCTGCTGGAGCGGCACCGCGACGAGCTGGCGGCCGCCCCGATCCGCGAACTCCTGCACGGTGAGGGCGATCTGGCCGCGAGGATGACGGCGATGTATGACGCCTGGTTCGGCTATGTGCAGAGCCATCCGTACACCTGGCGCATGATGTTCCGGGACACCACGGGCGACGCGCAGGTCGCTGCCTTCCACCGTGAACTGCAGCGCAGACAGCGGGAGACGGACATGGCGCTGCTGCGCGAGTTCGTGCCCGGCATCCCCGAGGCCGAGCTGGAACCCCTCGGCGAAGCGATCCGCAGTGCGCTCTACGGGCTCGCGTTGTGGTGGCTGGAGCGGCCCGACCGCCCGCGCGAGCTGCTGGTCGCGTCGATGGTGCGGATCACCCGTGGCCTGATCTCCACCGTCAAGGCCCCGAGCGGCGGGCACGGGGGGCAACGGGCAGGGCGTTGA
- a CDS encoding bifunctional 3'-5' exonuclease/DNA polymerase: MRWAVVETGDGGARLCPLDREGRPAGPVVRESSLAEAVRTRPEVERWVWRSTAETYRRLLTAGVRVERCYDVEAAEALLIGHEEGQSGQPHSLAAAWARLHDRPVPQDAPVRTAQAQPSLFEPGPVPLPPGTDELTALLEVYAGHMARTERAEHPDRMRLLLAAESAGMLVATEMGRAGVPWRADVHRKLLDELLGERYPGGGEPRRMAALADEVSRAFGTGRRVRPDLPQDIVKAFARAGISLTSTRKWELQQIDHPAVAPLLEYKTLYRLYTAHGWAWLQQWVHDGRFHPEYLPGGTVSGRWTTNGGGALQIPKVIRQAVRADPGWRLVVADAAQMEPRVLAAVSRDRGLMELAGSGEDLYADLAARAFGGDRDRAKLGLLGAIYGQTSGDALKHMADLRRRYPAAVAYVDEAARAGEEGRLVRTWMGRTSPPASVAPPDEAGLPQEEEASPAYGTGSAAARARGRFTRNFVVQGSAADWALLLLAALRHSLSEGGLRAELVFFQHDEVIVHCPAQEAATVAEAITAAAATAGRIAFGETPVRFPFTTAVVECYAEAK; the protein is encoded by the coding sequence ATGAGATGGGCGGTGGTGGAGACGGGCGACGGGGGTGCTCGTCTCTGCCCGCTCGACCGGGAGGGGCGGCCCGCCGGGCCGGTGGTGCGGGAGTCCTCGCTCGCCGAGGCCGTGCGTACCCGGCCCGAGGTCGAGCGGTGGGTGTGGCGGTCCACCGCGGAGACCTACCGGCGGCTGCTGACGGCGGGGGTGCGGGTCGAGCGGTGCTATGACGTGGAGGCCGCCGAGGCGCTGCTGATCGGCCATGAGGAGGGTCAGTCGGGCCAGCCGCATTCGCTGGCCGCCGCCTGGGCGCGGCTCCACGACCGGCCCGTCCCGCAGGACGCGCCGGTCCGTACGGCTCAGGCCCAGCCGTCCCTGTTCGAGCCGGGCCCGGTGCCGCTGCCTCCTGGCACGGACGAGCTCACGGCGCTGCTGGAGGTCTATGCCGGCCATATGGCGCGTACGGAGAGGGCGGAACACCCGGACCGGATGCGGCTCCTGCTCGCCGCCGAATCCGCGGGCATGCTGGTCGCCACGGAAATGGGGCGGGCCGGGGTGCCGTGGCGCGCCGATGTGCACCGCAAGCTGCTCGACGAGCTGCTGGGAGAGCGCTATCCGGGCGGAGGGGAGCCGCGCCGGATGGCGGCACTGGCCGACGAGGTGTCCCGGGCCTTCGGGACGGGCCGGCGGGTGCGCCCGGATCTGCCGCAGGACATCGTCAAGGCCTTTGCCCGCGCCGGGATTTCCCTCACCTCGACCCGCAAATGGGAGCTGCAACAGATCGATCACCCCGCGGTGGCGCCGCTGCTGGAGTACAAGACGCTCTATCGCCTCTACACCGCCCATGGGTGGGCATGGCTCCAGCAGTGGGTGCACGACGGCCGTTTCCACCCCGAGTATCTGCCCGGTGGCACGGTCTCCGGCCGCTGGACCACCAACGGCGGTGGTGCGCTGCAGATCCCCAAGGTGATCCGGCAGGCCGTACGCGCCGACCCGGGGTGGCGCCTGGTGGTCGCCGACGCCGCCCAGATGGAACCCCGGGTACTGGCGGCCGTCTCCCGCGACCGGGGCCTGATGGAGCTGGCCGGCAGCGGCGAGGATCTGTACGCCGACCTGGCCGCCCGTGCGTTCGGGGGTGACCGCGACCGGGCCAAGCTCGGTCTGCTGGGCGCCATTTACGGCCAGACGTCCGGTGACGCCCTCAAGCACATGGCCGATCTGCGCCGCCGCTATCCGGCCGCGGTGGCGTATGTGGACGAGGCGGCGCGCGCGGGCGAGGAAGGACGGCTGGTGCGCACCTGGATGGGCCGCACCAGCCCGCCCGCTTCCGTCGCGCCTCCCGATGAGGCGGGCCTGCCCCAGGAAGAGGAAGCGTCCCCGGCCTACGGCACCGGCTCGGCTGCCGCCCGGGCGCGCGGCCGGTTCACCCGCAATTTCGTCGTCCAGGGCAGCGCTGCCGACTGGGCCCTGTTGCTACTGGCCGCGCTGCGCCACTCGTTGTCGGAGGGCGGGCTCCGCGCCGAACTGGTCTTCTTCCAGCATGACGAGGTGATCGTGCACTGCCCCGCGCAGGAGGCGGCGACGGTCGCCGAGGCGATCACGGCGGCCGCCGCGACGGCCGGGCGGATCGCGTTCGGGGAGACTCCGGTCCGCTTTCCGTTCACCACGGCGGTGGTGGAGTGTTATGCGGAGGCGAAGTGA
- a CDS encoding rodlin — protein sequence MIKKALATAAAAASIVGVAAAAAPQAMAIGNQHGTSSVNGNGAQQYFGNSTTYGYMSPQIGLIQGSFNKPCLAMGKLNLQGVHGFALQDLNILSSPQNQQCTENSTQAKGDEPLSHILDNIPVLSGNGAGNR from the coding sequence ATGATCAAGAAGGCTTTGGCCACCGCAGCCGCGGCTGCGTCCATCGTCGGCGTGGCCGCCGCTGCCGCCCCCCAGGCGATGGCGATCGGCAACCAGCACGGAACGTCTTCCGTCAACGGCAACGGCGCGCAGCAGTATTTCGGAAACTCCACCACCTACGGCTACATGAGCCCGCAGATCGGTCTGATCCAGGGCTCGTTCAACAAGCCCTGCCTGGCCATGGGCAAGCTGAACCTCCAGGGCGTGCACGGCTTCGCGCTGCAGGACCTCAACATCCTGTCGTCGCCGCAGAACCAGCAGTGCACCGAGAATTCCACCCAGGCCAAGGGCGACGAGCCGCTGTCGCACATCCTGGACAACATCCCGGTCCTTTCCGGCAACGGCGCCGGCAACCGCTGA